One stretch of Oncorhynchus clarkii lewisi isolate Uvic-CL-2024 chromosome 3, UVic_Ocla_1.0, whole genome shotgun sequence DNA includes these proteins:
- the LOC139385914 gene encoding tumor necrosis factor receptor superfamily member EDAR-like: MATCYANAARSQDNVVIFSEKDEFDKLKPTPPKTVKSENDASSENEQLLSRSMDSDEEAALERQGAADPNPSLCLLNLGNKPDLCLLSLGLLDRDKTGSNPTSPINANNISNGNANIINNNNYNKATGIQSRRKKILDLYARACSVAEGLSPTELPFDCLEKASRMLSSSYSSEAAVVKTWRHLAESFGLKRDEIGGMSDGLQLFERISTAGYSIPDLLTRLVQIERLDAVESLCSDVLGGGDTHTVPLSSPRCASV, encoded by the exons ATGGctacctgttatgcgaatgcagcaaggagccaag acaACGTTGTAATTTTCTCTGAAAAGGATGAATTCGACAAACTCAAACCCACGCCTCCGAAGACGGTGAAAAG tgaGAATGATGCATCGTCAGAGAACGAGCAGCTGTTGAGTCGTAGTATGGACAGTGATGAGGAGGCAGCGTTGGAGAGGCAGGGGGCGGCTGATCCTAACCCCAGCCTCTGTCTTCTGAACCTGGGCAACAAGCCGGACCTCTGCCTGCTCTCTCTGGGGCTTCTCGACAGGGATAAGACTGGATCCAACCCCACCAGCCCTATCAACGCTAACAACATTAGCAATGGCAATGCTAACATCATCaataacaacaactacaacaaggcTACAGGG ATTCAGAGCCGGAGGAAGAAGATCCTGGATCTGTATGCTAGAGCCTGCAGTGTGGCCGAGG gTCTGAGTCCTACAGAACTACCGTTTGACTGTCTGGAGAAGGCCAGTCGGATGCTGAGCTCCTCCTACAGTAGCGAGGCAGCCGTGGTGAAGACCTGGAGACACCTGGCAGAGAGCTTTGGCCTGAAGAGGGATGAGATCGGAGGGATGAGTGACGGCCTGCAGCTGTTTGAAAGGATCAGTACCGCCGGCTATAGCATCCCAGACCTGCTCACCAGACTAGTGCAGATAGAGAGACTGGATGCTGTGGAGTCACTGTGTTCTGATGTACTGGgaggaggagacacacacactgttcctctGTCCTCACCACGCTGTGCAAGCGTCTGA